From a region of the Rhinopithecus roxellana isolate Shanxi Qingling chromosome 8, ASM756505v1, whole genome shotgun sequence genome:
- the CFAP126 gene encoding protein Flattop has product MATNYSANQYEKAFSSNYLQNWSPAKPTKESISSHEGYTQIIANDRGHLLPSVPRSKANPWGSFMGTWQMPLKIPPARVTLTSRTTAGAASLTKWIQKNSDLLKASNGLRPEILGKPHDPDSQKKLRKKSITKTVQQALSPTIIPSSPAANLNSPDELRSSHPSAGHTPGPQSPARS; this is encoded by the exons ATGGCCACTAACTACAGTGCCAACCAG TATGAAAAGGCTTTCTCATCCAACTATCTGCAGAACTGGTCTCCGGCTAAGCCAACAAAAGAG AGCATCTCTTCTCATGAAGGCTACACTCAAATTATTGCCAATGATCGTGGTCATCTACTGCCTTCTGTGCCCCGTTCCAAG GCAAATCCTTGGGGTTCCTTCATGGGCACCTGGCAAATGCCTCTGAAGATACCCCCTGCTCGGGTGACCCTGACCTCCCGTACAACTGCTGGTGCTGCCTCCCTCACCAAATGGATACAGAAAAATTCTGATCTACTCAAGGCCTCCAATGGGCTGCGTCCTGAAATCTTAGGCAAG CCCCATGATCCAGACAGTCAGAAGAAACTCAGGAAGAAGTCTATCACAAAGACTGTACAACAAGCACTAAGTCCAACCATAATTCCAAGCTCCCCAGCTGCCAACCTCAATTCCCCAGATGAACTCCGAAGCTCACACCCCTCTGCAGGTCATACTCCAGGTCCCCAAAGCCCAGCCAGATCCTAA